TGTGCCGCTTGCAGGTCTTGCAGAGACAGGCTGCGCTCCGCGGCTTCCCAGATGGAGTCTTCGATCAGCACGCCGCGCATCACGCCGGGCAGCGCACCGTCGGAAACGGGCGGTGTCCACCAGCGACCGTCGATGCGTGCAAAGAGCGTGCTGCGCCCGCCTTCGACAAGCCGGCCGTCCTCCGTGAAGAACAGGCTGTCGAAGGCGCCGGCGCGTTCCGCGGCGCGCACGCCAGCATCGTAGTGCTGGCGCACGGTGGTCTTGAAGGCGGCCAGCGGATTGGCATTGGGCAAGCGCTGGTCCGCAACAACGAGCTTGACCGCGCCCGGAGGCAACGGCGGCAACGGGGAGTGCGTGATGCCGATGCGCCCGTCGTGCGCAAGCGCCAGGCGCAGCCGCGACGGCTGGCTGGGCGACAGTGCGGGCAATGCTTCTTGCAGCGCCTCCATTGCGGCATCGCGGCTGAACCTGAAGCCCAGCGCACGCGCGCTGCCCGCCAGCCGGCCCAGGTGCCGGTCCAGGTAGCGGATGCCTTCGCGCGGTGTGACCAGCATGGTTTCGAAGAGCTCGAAACCGGGATCGAGGGCGGTGAGAAAGCGCGCCTTGAGCAGGCACTCCTCGAACTCGTCGGCCGCGACGCTGTCTTGCACGATGCCAGCGCCGATGCCCAGGCGCAGCGGCCGCAAGCCCTCGCATTCCGCGCCCAGCGTGAGCGTGCGAATGGCCACCGAGAGGCAGAAGTCGCCGATGGCCTCGCCTTGCGCCGGCGCATCGACCCAGCCGATGGCGCCGCAGTAAAGGCCGCGCGACGTGCTCTCGAGTTCGGCGATCCATTCCATGGTGCGATGCTTGGGCGCACCGGTGATGGAGCCGCAGGGAAACACCGCGCGCAGCAGCTCGGGCATGCCGACGCCTGCCCGCAGCGTCGCCTGCACGGTCGAGGTCATCTGGAACACGGTGGCGTAGGGCTCGATGGCGAAGAGCGTCGGCACCTTGACAGAACCGACCTCGGCCACGCGGCCGATGTCGTTGCGCAACAGGTCGACGATCATCACGTTCTCGGCCCGGTTCTTGGTGTCGACCGAGAGCAGGCGCGCCATTTCGCTGTCGCCTTCGGGCGCATCGACGCGCGCCGCGGTGCCTTTCATGGGGCGCGCGGTGAGCACGCCGGCGTCGTTCCGCAGGAAGAGTTCGGGCGAGCAGGAGAGCACGTGGGTGGTTTCCTCCGCCGGGTCGTTCTCGCCGGCCGTGCCGGTGCTTTCCGGCAGCGCGATCAGCGCGCCATAGGCCACCGGCTGCCGCTCGCGCAGCCGGCGGTACAAAGCAACGGGCGAACCATAGCTTCGTCCATGCAGCCGGTACGTGAAGTTGACCTGGTAGGTCTCGCCCGCGGCGATGGCTTCGTGAATGCGCGCGATGGCCTCGGTGAAGGCGGGTTCGTCGATGCTGGGCTGCAGGTCCATCACGCCGGCGGGCTGCGAGATGCCGGCTTCATGCGCTTCGCCGGCCTCGCGCCGTTCGAGCTTTTCCAGCCAGGTGCCGGCCTCGCCGGCCGAGAGCCTGGCGCAGTCGCGGAACATCAACACGCGCAGTGCCGAAGCGTCGTTCGGCGCGAGCCGTGCCTGCCCCGCATGCAACAGCTTGGCGCCCCATTCGTAGTCGGCCAGCAGCACCGCATGCAGGCCCTGGCGCAAATCGGCATCGACCCGCGCCCACATGTCGGCGAGGCCGGCCGCATCGGTGCAGCGGTGCTCGCGGACGAACCCGGTATGCAGCCGGCTCGTGGGCCGCTCCGGCGTCGAGCCGCAGTCGTCGAGAAGCGCGAAAGATGGCAAGGTCAGCTCCAGTCGTCCATGTCGTGCTTGATGCGATGGCGGTTGGCAATCAGCTCGTCGACCGAGGGCTCGTTGTTCAGCGCGCGCCGGATGGCCAGCTTGGTGGCTTCGTAGTTGGTACGGTACATGTCTTTCTTGTCGAGGTCCTGGTCTTTGGCGCAGCGCGGATCGATCCACACCAGGCTGATGATGCACAGCGAGTTGGCGTGTTCCCTGGGGATGATGCCTTCGATCAGGCAATCGACCACCGCGTCGGCCGTTGCGCTCTGCACCACGCCGCCGAACAGGTCGATGTTGCCCACATCCTTCAGCGTGACCTTGGGCACCATGATCGTGGCCGGCCGCACGAGCTGGTTGCACGCACGGATCGCGAACATCGCGGTATGGCCCTTGCTCTGCGCCATCATATTGGCGAAGGCCTGGCCCACGGGCCCGTCTGTCGCGCCGATCAGGATCTCTGGCATGGCGTCGGTGAACTGGCCCTCCCTGGCAAGAACGGTGGCTTCGCCTGCATGGAAAAGATAAGGGTGCGTCATATGGAGAGTATCCGGAGGGTTTGAAAAGCCTTGGGGCGAGTCTCAAAGGCAGATGAGAAGCTCGCCTTTGCCGTCGGCCGAGAGATCGCCCAGGTGGCGTTCGATGCGGCGTGCGGGCAAGCCGCTGAAAAGTCCGCCGTGGCGCGCGAGGTCGCGTGCCAGCAGCGCCCAGAACACCGGAGTCGCGGCGCGGTTGGGCACGAAGGTCAGCGCCGTCCGGAGGCCTTCCGGCAGGGCCGCTCCCGCCTCGGCGAAGACGATGCTGCCGCGGCGCATGCCATAGCCCGCATGCGCGCCGACATGCCCGCCCACGGCGATCGTACCCGCCACCATGCGCGAACCCAGGAACGCGCCCGTGCCGCCATGAACCAGCGCGGTGCCGCGGCGCATGCGGTCGCCGAAGCGCTCGCCCGCGTTGCCGTGAACGACGAAGGTGCCGCCGCGCATGCCGTCCATGCTGCCGGGCAGGGTACTCGCGGCGAAATCGCCAACGTCGCCCGCCACCGTGAGCATGCCGCCCGCCATTTCGCAGGCGGCCAGCAAGCCGGCACGGCCTTCGATGCGCAGCTCGCCGCCGCGCATGCAGCCGCCCGCATAGTGGCCCGCATGGCCGTCGACGCGAATGCGGCCACCGTCCATCTGCCAG
The Variovorax paradoxus genome window above contains:
- a CDS encoding chorismate-binding protein, with the translated sequence MPSFALLDDCGSTPERPTSRLHTGFVREHRCTDAAGLADMWARVDADLRQGLHAVLLADYEWGAKLLHAGQARLAPNDASALRVLMFRDCARLSAGEAGTWLEKLERREAGEAHEAGISQPAGVMDLQPSIDEPAFTEAIARIHEAIAAGETYQVNFTYRLHGRSYGSPVALYRRLRERQPVAYGALIALPESTGTAGENDPAEETTHVLSCSPELFLRNDAGVLTARPMKGTAARVDAPEGDSEMARLLSVDTKNRAENVMIVDLLRNDIGRVAEVGSVKVPTLFAIEPYATVFQMTSTVQATLRAGVGMPELLRAVFPCGSITGAPKHRTMEWIAELESTSRGLYCGAIGWVDAPAQGEAIGDFCLSVAIRTLTLGAECEGLRPLRLGIGAGIVQDSVAADEFEECLLKARFLTALDPGFELFETMLVTPREGIRYLDRHLGRLAGSARALGFRFSRDAAMEALQEALPALSPSQPSRLRLALAHDGRIGITHSPLPPLPPGAVKLVVADQRLPNANPLAAFKTTVRQHYDAGVRAAERAGAFDSLFFTEDGRLVEGGRSTLFARIDGRWWTPPVSDGALPGVMRGVLIEDSIWEAAERSLSLQDLQAAQKLVVCNALRGVLPAQLLTESQLRPQEASAAAAA
- the fae gene encoding formaldehyde-activating enzyme, whose product is MTHPYLFHAGEATVLAREGQFTDAMPEILIGATDGPVGQAFANMMAQSKGHTAMFAIRACNQLVRPATIMVPKVTLKDVGNIDLFGGVVQSATADAVVDCLIEGIIPREHANSLCIISLVWIDPRCAKDQDLDKKDMYRTNYEATKLAIRRALNNEPSVDELIANRHRIKHDMDDWS
- a CDS encoding formylmethanofuran dehydrogenase subunit C, producing the protein MSGWHFRLRQMPALRVDLRGIVPVALAQLSAAQVGQLPVGHGNEMLALAELFDITPGEEGVLHFEGNLERFDRIGWQMDGGRIRVDGHAGHYAGGCMRGGELRIEGRAGLLAACEMAGGMLTVAGDVGDFAASTLPGSMDGMRGGTFVVHGNAGERFGDRMRRGTALVHGGTGAFLGSRMVAGTIAVGGHVGAHAGYGMRRGSIVFAEAGAALPEGLRTALTFVPNRAATPVFWALLARDLARHGGLFSGLPARRIERHLGDLSADGKGELLICL